The Cryptococcus gattii WM276 chromosome D, complete sequence region GCGTTCCTGAACCTGTATATAGGATGCTGAACTAAAAACTTACTGTCGGAAGGAATAAAGATTCCATCCATTCCAGTGAGCTGGCTCTGGAATGTATCAGGTCTGTTAAGCTCTCCCTCCACGATTCGTACTTGAAGTCTATTAAGTTCTACGATTATCATACAACCTCCATTAGCTTCAAGTCTAAACACGACTCTTTTTCAATGACTACTCACCTCTTGCAACAGGCGTATCCGCATTAGGCACCAGACCCCAAATATGGAACCCTCCGTCCTTGAGCATAGATTTGCAGACACTGAAGCCTTCATCGCCTGTAGCGTCAAGTACTAGCACTTTGAGTGGGTCTGGAGCTGACTTCGCGGCCATCTTGTTTGGATTAAGTGGACCTAAAAGGGCGTCTACTTTATCCATTGTTGCCACTTGCGTTTACGTTGGGTTCTCTTGTGGATTTTGAGTAATGCCGGGTACACGGTTGGTACCAAGACAGTCCTTGGGATAAAAAGTCTCGATCACAATCTGGTACAATCAAGAGACGGCCGTTCAAACCGGATACGAAGGCATTTGGAGACACGATGCGAGGCTCAGCGCAGATGGAGGAATGGGCGGTTTGTAAATAGAAACACCACATACGTCATATATAGGGGAGGTGACAAAATTGCTTTTCACGACGTGCCTGAATGATGAGCATTCGCATCTATAAAAATATAGACTATTTTTGCGAACGCCAAGTCTTTCTTGCTCGTGCAGTTCAAAATAATTGACATGCAGTAAAGTTTATCATCCAAACTATAGAAGGATGCAGAATGCTCCCCGTCTATCGACTGCAGAGTAATACGAAACCATTTGTTTATTCCATATTCAGCGTTAATAACGGGTGGCACATCATTGTCACGTGATAATCACGTGACAATCACTTGAATCTCGCGTGGGACAGCAACTTCGTGGCTGTTGTTTCGTTCAAGAAAACATGACTACAAACTCCACTCTCTTCATCGTTTTCAACATTCTAAACCTACTACTTCGCATTGACCGTCTGGAGGATGCGTACCTCCCACAGGAAGTCCCACTCCACATCTGCCCTATCTCTTCTTGCCCGCTCATCTGCTTTGGCCCCGCCAACGTCTCTCAAGCAAAATATCTCGCGTCAACATCTCGACCGCTTTAAACAAGGGCAAAGTGTCCTCCCAAGTGACAACGAACAATCAAGCAACGCAGGCTTTGGTATCTCCAGCGGATTACAGGGGATAGTGGATGATCGGCTGAGGGATAATTATCCAGGTGATGCATTGAAAAAAGGACGTAGTGAAGGAGATGCCACAGAGTTGTTGGATGATGTAAGTAATTTTTTTTATCTCGTCGTACCCGTGTTATTATGCTCATGAGCATGTAGCTGAAATCCTTAAGGAGCTCAAGCCGAAGGAGAATGGCGGCATTAAAAGCAGTCGAAAAGTTTCTGGTTGAAGCTTGTGTGGGTCTCCAATTTGATGCCCTCGAAAAGTTCCTATCTTTCAATCGTGAGATACCGCAATTCCTGCTTGGAGAAGTGCTGACGATCTATCAAGCCTGCGAGGCTCTTGTTAGTCTTTTGACTCGACACACATCCACCCTCTCGCATCGTTCTTCCCATATTCCTCTTCCGGCCGATGACGAAATGGCTTTGAGCCTGATACCGGAGTTGACACTTGTCGTGGGAATATTGCAAGGGTTATGTTTATTGAGTAGAAGATGCAAGGAATTTGTTGGAGAGGGGCGGGTTATGGAGGTGAGAACCACTTCGTTTCCTTTTTGATGTACGGATTGACCGTTTGCAGGTGTTTATCGATTTATTACTTCTCCTTCGGTCACAACCTCCATTACATGAGAGCGACAGGCCGATATCATATAACCTTCTTGAACTGCTATTTTGCGTTCTTGTCGACTCTCCGGAAAACGCGAGAAGGTTTGAAAAGCTGAGTGGACTGGAAGCCGTGGTGCGAGTATTGAAGGGTTCTAGCGTGGGGAAAGATGTGCGGTACGTCTGCAGTCTTTTTTGGCCCATCTTCATAAAGTTTGACATCCTACCAGAATGAAGTGCATAGAGTTTTTGTACTTTTACCTCCTTCCGGAACAACAAGATAGCAACACCGACAAACGCAACGTCTCGAATTCTTCTGTTTCATCCACGACATCAAGCGGGCTCTATCCTCCCTCTCCGCCTACGTTGTCACGAACTAAGCCACCCATCGCCGTCACTACTAGCGCCGTCAACACTAGCGACGTCCCAAACCCAAACGCTACCGCAGACAAACTCGGCGATATAGACGTCCCTTTCATTCCCCAAACACCTGTTAAAAGACCTCGACCAAACCTCGGTTACCTCACCCCTGCTACACGCCAAGTATCTGGAGCAAGCGCCAACACATCAAGCTCTACCCCTGGTTTACCCACAGTCCCTGCTTCTCCCTCATCACCCGCCGTATTCTCTACAATTGTACCTCCTTCACCGCGAGAACCTAAAGGGGGGATGATGTCAAGTGCTTCGAGTACGGGTCTGGCGAGAATGTTGGACGAGGACGTCCTTCTTAGTTCTCCTGTACCTGGAGTACGTATTCCGGCAAGGTTAAAACACAGGGATGATAATGTCGCTGGAAAAGTGGGTTTGGGGATAGGACTGCCAAACCTGGATATGACAGGAGCGACTTCAAAAACAAGAGGAGGTACATCGAATGATCTTTTCAACCTCGCTGTGAGCTCGAAACGTTCGAACTCTGGGTCCTCTGGGTCATCTACTGTGGTACCTTCCAGAGCTTCCCTGGCGATATCGGAGTCGAGCACACGGTCTCCTTGGGTTGTTTCGAGCGGAGGCAAACGCAGTGGTGAAGCGAGAGTAAGCGCTAGGCTGGGTCGAAGCGCAAGTCTTAGACGAGAAATCAGCCCTAGTCCCAGTCCGCTCGCTCGTTCGAGTTTTCCCATTGCGCATGCCTGTCACCTcgaaaaagaaggagatgcCGAAGAGAAGACACAGAGACAGAGAGGGGGCAGCTCTGGCTTGGCGATGGTTTCGGGGACACCGAGATCGTCAACGTCATCAAGATCCCGACATTCCAGAGCTCAATCACACGCTTCTGGGTTATCTCTTCGCCCGCCGATTGGATCATCAGAATCAGCGTCAGTGCCATCTATTGACATTCCACCTGTCCCTAGATTACCCGGTTCTGTCCCTGCCAACGTCTATCTCGACGCCCATCCCATTCCTAGCTCGACCAGAATGACCTCAATGTCCAACGTGAAAGAAAAcaaagagaaggagaagttACGAGGTGCGAGATCGAAGGGTTTCCCAACAAAGTTGACAAAGGGGATGGTACCCAGTGCTTCAAGTCCGGGGCTCTCAGCTATAGCAGCTACATCTTTTAACGTATCCTCATCGGGCGAAGAAGTACGGAAGACGGGAAGGGACGTACCCTTAGGAGCTACGAAGGTGGTACTTTCGAGGAATTATCGGGATATTCGAGGCAGGGAGCGAGATGAATCGGATGACGAAACGGTGACGGGTGCTAAAGCAGGACTAAGAGGGCAGGCAAAAACGGCGACAAAGACGGTggaggagaaaaaggagatgCTTGGCATGTGGTTGGGGAATGTAGAGCAGCTTGTGCAAGGAGTGGAGAAAGTCAGTTTTTGGGGGTCAGTTGGAGGGGCTCGGAAGGGGAGATAAGAGCGTAACACGTGGCGCGATTCAGCAATATAATTCGAAGGGGGACTGGTGTAGAATAGGAGAGCTTGTTGAAATAATAATACAGTAGCATGCACATATAGACCATAGAATTTTTTCGGCTAAACCGTTCTTCTCTGCATTTAATCCCAACCACTGCGTCGCCACCCGGCTACAGAGCTTCTTTGTCACACATTCAAGAATGCCTGAATGCTCATGCAGCCTTTACTTCTACTACAATGGACTGTCTCTATATATCTATTTGTGTTGTTACTGATCCTGTACGAGTACCGTACGTACGTATGATATGACAATATGCTCGCTTATTTATACCCGTCAATTTGCCACTCTTGGACAGCGTCACGACTTTTATTATTATACCGTACTATATACTAATAGTATTAGTACTAAGTGTCAGAACCTGGTGCTCCTTTTTATGGTGACGATAATTCAATGTCGGTCTTGCGTTCCGTCGATGTGTTCTCAGTTTACATCTGATCTCCAAGGCATATCTTTATTAACTTCCAATATCCCAGGAATGCTTTAGATGTCCTCGCCAACGCCATCCATAAAGCCTTCCGTCCCATCACGCAAGTCATCAACCCCATCGCGCACGCCACTGGCCCGACCGCCTCCATCCTTGCTTATCCCATCGGCCAGGCCATCCTCTAGCACCGCACTCGTCTTTGCACAAGGTCAATCTGAGCCAACAACGCAGCCTCAAGCTCCGGCAGCTGAGAATGAAGCAGCGAAAAATGGGGCTGGTTCAGTGACGGGGACTATACCGAAAAGACAGGGTTCCGCGAGCGAGGAGGCGCTTTCGAGACAATTGGACGGTGATCTGGGTGGACGGCTGATGGAACTGCGAAGTCGGAGAAGTAGTGCGGCGACGGGTAATACGCTTAATACGCTAGCTACCGTGAAGGCCTCGAGACAATGTAGTGGAGAAAATGGAGCAGAGCCAGATATCCCGAGAAAGGCTGATGAGCTTGGGGCCTTCATCGCCACCGGGTCAAATTCACTGGcagaggatgatgagagagaaagaggggGGTCCGTGGTAGCTTCGCCTTCGAATACGGTGGCAGAGCCTGGGATGCCCAGTATGGGAGGGGCTGTTGCCTCCAATGGGAATCTTACAGTGCCTTCGCTGTCATTAAAACGAGAGGGGGAACCTATGAGTGGTCATAGCAAGACATTAGGTAAGAAGACGAGTAATTCGTGGTTGAGATGGACATCATCTACTCCTACATTTCCGAAAGGGAGGGAAGGCAAGGGCAAAGGGAAAGCAGAGGAGGAGATTCTGAAGGTATCTCACGCCCCTTTCGAATTGCCAGGATTATCTTTGACAGAATGTGTTCAGGACCAAGCCCCAGAACCAACCAATGAGCCACAAGTCGATTCTCCTACCGATCCAGATCCATCTACTGCGACTAGTTCCTACTTGCCCTCAGGCTCCCAAACATCCCGGCCCTCACAACAGACAACGACGAGTACTGAACCACTCAGGTCTACCGATCAGAATTTATCTTTGCGACCTGAACAAAACTCATCGATCGATCAAATTCCACAATCTCACGCTCTTCCGTCACCGcagaaagaggaaaagcAAGGCTGGTTCAGTTCGTTCTCGAGGAGTTCCAACTTGTCTGCTCCTAGTTCACTGCACCCCTCGCAAGGTCGGGGCACTGTGGAGAACATAAGATCCGGTTCCAAACAGAACGATGGAGGAAAGGATGTGGCAGAGACTGTCGAGATAGAAGAACCCGCGGGTATTGGCGCCACTGTGCAAAGTAATGGCGGAGTCAAGACGAAGAAAGATACGAGAAAGCAAGTAGAGACTGACAAATCGCCATCCACTTCGGCATCTCCCAACCCACCACTTGCAGAAGGCGAAATGAGGCCAGACATGAGCTACCTCAGTAATAGCAACAACCCTTCATACACTGCCGAAGTCTCTGCACCGACATCTAGTCACGCAGAGTCTACAAATCCATCGGCCACCGCCACGCAAACCCAAGAACAGTCGCAACAAAAAAAGAAGGTGCACCCGCAGCAGTCTACGGCTAGTTTTAAGGGTTTAAGGAATTACCTGGGATGGTCGGGAGCTAGCGCAGAAGGCAAGGAAGCGTCGTTGCAAGAAGGGGAAGGCAAGGGTTCGGCGAGAAATTCGGCGGTGGATGAACAGGAAGAAATCCGTTCCGAAGATGGTGAGGTTCATATTCGTCGTACACGCTTTTGCTCATTATTTGTATAGTTACTCAAACCTATAAAGAAACATCTACACCAACACAGTCTATTGAAACCAGCGCGCCCACCCCAAAAGGTCAACCGGGCCCCTGGTCATCTTACTTTTATTCATTTGTCGTTCCTGAACCAAAACAAGGACAAATACAAAACTCAAGCAGAGGTTCTGTTTCCATCGCACCTGAGAGCGAGAATAATCCTGCAGCTGCAGCGCAACCGACAGATACACCTAATTCTTCTGTCCAGCCTCAACCAGCACTCTTTACTCCTCTTACCACTCCATCCAATACCAATACCACTTCACGCAGTGTATCTCCTGTCAGGACGTCTACCACCTCCGTGCCTGCCCCTGGTTCAATCTCAGCCCATCCATCGGCTCCATCGTCCTCTGCGTCACCATCTACATCCAGACGTCCTAGTGCTGCAGGATGGTTAAATTATCTAGCGTTCAGAGCTAACCAAAAGAAGATTACCGCCGGATCGGTGGGTACAGGGGGTACggatgaaggagaggtGATGGATTTTTCAAATGATCCCAATTTCCCGAGTGGATCCTCAATTGTTAACGCAACTGCGGGGGAAACTGGCTCCAAAACAGCGGGGGATACAAGCGAAGATAAGAGCAGACCGCTTACCGCCCCTACAAAATCTGTTCCAACGGCTATCATCCATAAACCCTCGAGAAACCTCGACGTCCACAAACACGCCAAACGGTTGTCGAATGCTTCATCACTTGCCGGCAATGTTGGTAGCCTTGCATTTTCAGCATCGCCAAAGAATAAGTCTTTCGAAGACCACCAATCTCCAGGGAAGAGTTCAACGAGGTCCTTGACAAACCCGAAAGAGTCAGCGTTGCCGCATCCTCAACCTCCGGCTGTACAGCCGAACCTTGTCATACCCACTTTCTCAAGCACGTTTGACCGTCCTCCCCGCTCGTTTCCGCCTCTGCCGCCTTCgccaccttcttctcctcaaTCTTTGGATAGCaaacagcagcagcatAGAGGGCTTACCGCGGCGACGACGGGGCTTGCGTGGAAGGCTCTTGGTGCAGTGGGAAGCTACGTTTATGGTGGAGCTGGAGCCGGAAATGAAGTTTCTGGGGGGGGTTGGGTAGATGATGGAACGGAAAAGAGAGGCAGAAAGGAAGGGAGAAAGGTCGGAAGAGAACTGCCAAGGAGGTTAGGGCTTGAGCAtggtggagaggaggaCGGGTGGAAGGATGTGAAGAGAGTCGTCGTTGTTGGAGTGCATGGATGGTAGGTTTACTCCTATTTTCACACGTCCTCCAATGAAAAAGGATAGTGACTGATTTTTCTCTTCAATTGGATAGGTTCCCAGCAAAAATGCTCAATTCGGTCATCGGGGAACCTACAGGAACCTCAGTCAAGTTCGCGAACATGATGGGACAAGCAGTGAAACAGTTCTTTGCGGAGAAAGGGGTGGACGAAAGTGATTTAAGACTGACGTTGATGCC contains the following coding sequences:
- a CDS encoding uncharacterized protein (Similar to TIGR gene model, INSD accession AAW46725.1); translation: MRTSHRKSHSTSALSLLARSSALAPPTSLKQNISRQHLDRFKQGQSVLPSDNEQSSNAGFGISSGLQGIVDDRLRDNYPGDALKKGRSEGDATELLDDLKSLRSSSRRRMAALKAVEKFLVEACVGLQFDALEKFLSFNPCEALVSLLTRHTSTLSHRSSHIPLPADDEMALSLIPELTLVVGILQGLCLLSRRCKEFVGEGRVMEVFIDLLLLLRSQPPLHESDRPISYNLLELLFCVLVDSPENARRFEKLSGLEAVVRVLKGSSVGKDVRMKCIEFLYFYLLPEQQDSNTDKRNVSNSSVSSTTSSGLYPPSPPTLSRTKPPIAVTTSAVNTSDVPNPNATADKLGDIDVPFIPQTPVKRPRPNLGYLTPATRQVSGASANTSSSTPGLPTVPASPSSPAVFSTIVPPSPREPKGGMMSSASSTGLARMLDEDVLLSSPVPGVRIPARLKHRDDNVAGKVGLGIGLPNLDMTGATSKTRGGTSNDLFNLAVSSKRSNSGSSGSSTVVPSRASLAISESSTRSPWVVSSGGKRSGEARVSARLGRSASLRREISPSPSPLARSSFPIAHACHLEKEGDAEEKTQRQRGGSSGLAMVSGTPRSSTSSRSRHSRAQSHASGLSLRPPIGSSESASVPSIDIPPVPRLPGSVPANVYLDAHPIPSSTRMTSMSNVKENKEKEKLRGARSKGFPTKLTKGMVPSASSPGLSAIAATSFNVSSSGEEVRKTGRDVPLGATKVVLSRNYRDIRGRERDESDDETVTGAKAGLRGQAKTATKTVEEKKEMLGMWLGNVEQLVQGVEKVSFWGSVGGARKGR
- a CDS encoding uncharacterized protein (Similar to TIGR gene model, INSD accession AAW46678.1), with product MSSPTPSIKPSVPSRKSSTPSRTPLARPPPSLLIPSARPSSSTALVFAQGQSEPTTQPQAPAAENEAAKNGAGSVTGTIPKRQGSASEEALSRQLDGDLGGRLMELRSRRSSAATGNTLNTLATVKASRQCSGENGAEPDIPRKADELGAFIATGSNSLAEDDERERGGSVVASPSNTVAEPGMPSMGGAVASNGNLTVPSLSLKREGEPMSGHSKTLGKKTSNSWLRWTSSTPTFPKGREGKGKGKAEEEILKVSHAPFELPGLSLTECVQDQAPEPTNEPQVDSPTDPDPSTATSSYLPSGSQTSRPSQQTTTSTEPLRSTDQNLSLRPEQNSSIDQIPQSHALPSPQKEEKQGWFSSFSRSSNLSAPSSLHPSQGRGTVENIRSGSKQNDGGKDVAETVEIEEPAGIGATVQSNGGVKTKKDTRKQVETDKSPSTSASPNPPLAEGEMRPDMSYLSNSNNPSYTAEVSAPTSSHAESTNPSATATQTQEQSQQKKKVHPQQSTASFKGLRNYLGWSGASAEGKEASLQEGEGKGSARNSAVDEQEEIRSEDVTQTYKETSTPTQSIETSAPTPKGQPGPWSSYFYSFVVPEPKQGQIQNSSRGSVSIAPESENNPAAAAQPTDTPNSSVQPQPALFTPLTTPSNTNTTSRSVSPVRTSTTSVPAPGSISAHPSAPSSSASPSTSRRPSAAGWLNYLAFRANQKKITAGSVGTGGTDEGEVMDFSNDPNFPSGSSIVNATAGETGSKTAGDTSEDKSRPLTAPTKSVPTAIIHKPSRNLDVHKHAKRLSNASSLAGNVGSLAFSASPKNKSFEDHQSPGKSSTRSLTNPKESALPHPQPPAVQPNLVIPTFSSTFDRPPRSFPPLPPSPPSSPQSLDSKQQQHRGLTAATTGLAWKALGAVGSYVYGGAGAGNEVSGGGWVDDGTEKRGRKEGRKVGRELPRRLGLEHGGEEDGWKDVKRVVVVGVHGWFPAKMLNSVIGEPTGTSVKFANMMGQAVKQFFAEKGVDESDLRLTLMPLEGEGTIESRVDKLYKAYLSNPAWINDLRRADAIFFAAHSQGCIVTTHLISRMIAQGHIRTPLNAEAVARCEWAFGPIGVVPSSPRLRKSPDYFSIPGSEGGYQKVAMLAMCGVHLGPMYSISTSTVIQPYLQWFENAAARELFEFQDTSSAVSVEYQRALGMVLENEVRVVLLASLNDQVVPIYGSSFSTAKHPLLLRALYVDGASYTQSDFMTNLLCFAFMLRNAGIDDQHLVEHLSEATAGSLTGIGHSTPYEELGCYTLAVHYLFYAGPARQPMPSLQVDPFSARDARNDYELPWIMRALVDSAEVKDLFPGELRDLKEGILHWKPVTKPLKEIKRRLEPMAGRQSRLRPLPNSPSSASLASTGANVETGTSPTPSKNLSAGLRKDW